The Calypte anna isolate BGI_N300 chromosome 2, bCalAnn1_v1.p, whole genome shotgun sequence genome includes a window with the following:
- the MRPL13 gene encoding 39S ribosomal protein L13, mitochondrial — protein sequence MSSYSKAAQQWATFARAWYLLDAKMQPPGKIAVAAAMRLEGRHKPIYHALSDCGDHVVIINTRHIAFSGNKWEQKVYSSHTGYPGGFKQVTATQLHLKDPTAIVKLTVYRTLPKNLLRRTMMQRLHLFPEDVIPEDIQKNLLQEIPQPRAIPKRLDEYTPEEIAAFPRVWTPPKDFRRK from the exons ATGTCCAGCTACAGCAAGGCAGCCCAG CAATGGGCTACTTTTGCCAGAGCCTGGTATCTCCTTGATGCAAAGATGCAGCCACCAGGAAAAATAGCAGTTGCGGCTGCAATGAGACTTGAAGGGAGGCATAAACCTATATATCATGCACTAA GTGACTGTGGAGATCATGTTGTCATAATAAATACAAGACATATTGCTTTCTCTGGTAACAAATGGGAACAGAAAGTATATTCTTCACATACAGG CTATCCTGGTGGTTTCAAACAAGTTACAGCAACTCAGCTCCACTTGAAGGATCCAACTGCT ATTGTTAAACTGACTGTTTATAGAACGCTTCCAAAAAACCTTCTGAGAAGAACTATGATGCAGAGGCTGCACCTTTTCCCAGAAGAT GTTATTCCAGAAGACATACAGAAGAATCTTCTACAAGAGATTCCTCAGCCACGTGCAATTCCCAAGAGGTTAGATGAATATACACCAGAAGAAATTGCTGCCTTTCCAAGAGTTTGGACTCC